In the genome of Streptomyces lydicus, the window CAGCCCGCACGGCGCGGACATCGCCCGGCAGGTCTGGGTGGGCTCCGACGCCGACCAACTCGCCGTACGCGGAACGGAGTTGTCGTACCTGGGAGAGGAACATCCCGCGGTCGCCCGGGCGGACGACGCCCTGGTCCGGTCGGCGGCCGCGACCGGAGCCGACATCGTGGTGGTCCGGGACCCCGACCGGGCACCGACCGGCGGGCTCGGCGCCATCCTGCGGGGGACGGCACAAGCGGGGCCGGAGTGATCCGAGCGCCGGGCGGCCCCTCTCGGTACGCCGTACCGGGGACGGCCGGCATCACCTCTCCGCGCGCCGAACCCCGGAAGCGGAACCCGGGACGCCGTACTCGGAACCCCGGCACCACACCGCCCGCCGACCGGAGTCCGGCGGCGGGCGGCGCGTGAGCGGTGGCAGGCGGGTGCCTCAGTCCTGGGCTTCGGCGGCCACCGGCTTCGGGATCAGGAAGGACGTCGCAATGGCCGCGGCGAGGATGACCACGCCCGCGATCATGCCCGCGGTGTAGCCGCCGGGGGACGACGGGTCCGCCGGGGTGGCCGCGGTCTTGACCGCGTAGAGGAGCGCAAAGCTGAGCCCCGCCCCGAGGTTGAACGCGCCCGCGTTGAGGCCCGGCAGGAAGCCCGGGTTCTCGGCGGGGGAGAGGACGATCCCCAGCCCGTTGAGGACGATGTTCGCCACGCCCGCGTAGGCGATGCCCACCAGGACGGACGTCACCAGCAGCAGGACCTGCGAATGGCTGTGCATGGTGAGCAGCATCAGCACGACCGTCGCCACCGACCCGATCAGCCCGCACCGCAGGATGCGGCCGTAGCCGAAGGTGGCGGCGAGGCGGCCGGCCAGCGGGCCCATGGCCAGTCCGGCGAGCGCGTACGGCGACAGCGTCCACCACGCGGAGGCCTCGGCGCTCATCCCGAGCCCGGCCTGGGTGTCCTGGGCGAAGGCCGGGATCAGCCCGTTCATCACGGCGAACACACCGGTCATGGTGAGCACGGTGGTCAGCAGGGTCGCCCAGGTCGCGCGCTGCTTGAGGTGCCGGGTGGCGACCAGCGGGTGCCCGCTGCGGTTCTCGGTCCGCCAGAACAGTGCGAAGGCGGCCGCGGACAGCACGAGAAGGACGGCGATCAGCGGCCAGTCGGCGGCGGCCAGCTTGCCCGCCTCGTTGAGCGCGATCAGCAGCGAGCCCACGGAGACGACGAGCAGTGCCACCCCGGGCCAGTCCATACGGGTCGCCGCCGGCGCCTTCGACTCGGGCGTCAGGGTCGCGACCAGCACGGTGGCCAGGGCCGCGACGGCCGCCATCGCCCAGAAGACCGACCCGAAGCCGTGCCGGTCGGCGAGGTAGCCGCCCGCGAGGGAGTCGACACCGGCGATACCGCCGTTGACGGCGGTGATCACGCCGAGCAGGGTGCCGTACCGCTTCGGCTCCTTCACCTCGACCCGCAGCATGATCAGGCACAACGGGACGACCGGACCACTGACACCCTGGATGACACGCCCGGCGAACAGCATCGGCACGCTGGTCGCCAGCGCGGCGACCACACATCCGGCGACCATCAGGCCGAGCATGCCGGCCAGCACCCGGCGCCGGCCGATGACATCGCCCAGCCGCGGGAGGAACAGGGAGAACAGCGCCGCCGAGGTGAAGAACGCGGTCTGGGTGAGGCCGATCTCGGCGGACGTGGCGCCGAGGGAGTCCTCGATGTTCTTCAGCGCGGGGCTGAGCATGCTGGCGTTGAGCTGGAAGGCGAAGCAGGCCGCGAGCAGCGCCGCGACCAGGACACCTATCCGGACGCCGGACCCGCCGCCGTCCGTCGCCTCGACGGGGCGTCGGGAGGTGGAAACGTTCATGCCGGGACGTCACCGATCCGCTCGAGCGCGTCCACGACGAGGTTCCAGAACCGCTCGTGGTCGAGCTTCACCGCGACCTGGGTGGTGCAGTCCTCCGGGGCGGGCGCACGGAAGTCCGTCACGGTCATCCCGACCGTCAGCGCGCCGCGCAGCTCGATGTCCACCGGCGCCTTGCGTACGGTCATCACGTCCGGGTCGATGACATAGGCGACCGCGCACGGGTCGTGCACCGGCGGGTGGTCGAAGCCCTGGTTCTCGCGGTAGGCCTCGCGGAAGAAGTCCAGCAGCTCCAGGACGAAGCGGGCAGGCGCCGTGCCGACGGCGGCGATCTTCTCCTCGACGGCCGGGGTGGCCAGCGCCTGATGCGTCAGATCGAGGCCGACCATGGTCACCGGCCAGCGCTCGTTGAAGACGATGTGCGCGGCCTCGGGGTCGATGGCGATGTTGAACTCGGCGACCGCGCTCCAGTTGCCCTCGTGGTAGCCGCCGCCCATCAGGACGACCTCGCGGACCCGCTCGGCGATCCGCGGCTCCTTGCGTACGGCCAGGGCGATGTTCGTCAGGCCCGCGGTCGGGACGATGGTGATCTCGCCGGGCTCGTGGGACATCACCGTGTCGATGATCAGGTCCACCGCATGCCGGCGGTCCAGCTCGAAGCCCGGCTCGGGCAGGTCCGGCCCGTCGAGACCGGTCTCGCCGTGGATGTCCGCCGCCGTCTCGATGGCCCGCACCAGCGGGCGCGGGCAGCCGGCGGCAAAGGGCACGCCCGTGATCCCGGCGATGCGTGCCACGGACAGGGCGTTGCGGGTCACCTTCTCCAGCGTCTGGTTCCCCACCACGGTCGTCACGGCGACCAGCTCGACGTCGGGATTGCCATGTGCCAGGAGCATGGCGATCGCATCGTCATGCCCCGGGTCGCAGTCGAGGATGATCTTTCTGGCCAACGGAGGAGCCCCTTTGCTCTGCTGCTCGGAAAAACGGTGATGAAGGTGTGGTGTCTGCGGGCCGGTATGGGCTCCGGCGCACAGCGCGCCCGGCGGTCACCCATGGTGAGCCCGGGCGTGGAGTCAGCCGACGAGCGAGCAGCATGGAAAACGTTCTCCGGAAACTTGACCCATGGGCCCGCGGGTTGTCAATGGTTCAATCTCTGGCCATCCGGACGTTATCGGGACGAAGAGCGGGCGCGACGGCCGGGGGGCCGCCTGTGACGGGACAACGTTTGCCGGGCGGCCAAGGGGGCGTATGCTCCCTCCGGTTCGGGCGGGCCGAACCGGAGGGAGCCGGGACACGGTGGCCGAAGTCACGTTGAGGGATGTCGCGCTGGCGTCGGGCTGCTCCATTGCCACGGTCTCCCGCGTCCTGGCCGGCACCCGCCCGGTCGGCGCCGAGACCGCCCGCACCGTACGCGCGGCGGCCGAGCGCCTGGGCTACCGGCCCAATCAGGTGGCCCGCGCCCTGCGCAGCCGTTCCACCGGCACCGTCGGACTCGTGCTGCCGCAGATCACCAACCCGTTCTTCCCCTCCCTCGTCCGGGAGCTGGAGCACGCCCTGCACGCCGAGGGGCGGGCCGTGCTCCTCGCCGACTGTGA includes:
- a CDS encoding MFS transporter, with the translated sequence MNVSTSRRPVEATDGGGSGVRIGVLVAALLAACFAFQLNASMLSPALKNIEDSLGATSAEIGLTQTAFFTSAALFSLFLPRLGDVIGRRRVLAGMLGLMVAGCVVAALATSVPMLFAGRVIQGVSGPVVPLCLIMLRVEVKEPKRYGTLLGVITAVNGGIAGVDSLAGGYLADRHGFGSVFWAMAAVAALATVLVATLTPESKAPAATRMDWPGVALLVVSVGSLLIALNEAGKLAAADWPLIAVLLVLSAAAFALFWRTENRSGHPLVATRHLKQRATWATLLTTVLTMTGVFAVMNGLIPAFAQDTQAGLGMSAEASAWWTLSPYALAGLAMGPLAGRLAATFGYGRILRCGLIGSVATVVLMLLTMHSHSQVLLLVTSVLVGIAYAGVANIVLNGLGIVLSPAENPGFLPGLNAGAFNLGAGLSFALLYAVKTAATPADPSSPGGYTAGMIAGVVILAAAIATSFLIPKPVAAEAQD
- a CDS encoding nucleoside hydrolase, with protein sequence MARKIILDCDPGHDDAIAMLLAHGNPDVELVAVTTVVGNQTLEKVTRNALSVARIAGITGVPFAAGCPRPLVRAIETAADIHGETGLDGPDLPEPGFELDRRHAVDLIIDTVMSHEPGEITIVPTAGLTNIALAVRKEPRIAERVREVVLMGGGYHEGNWSAVAEFNIAIDPEAAHIVFNERWPVTMVGLDLTHQALATPAVEEKIAAVGTAPARFVLELLDFFREAYRENQGFDHPPVHDPCAVAYVIDPDVMTVRKAPVDIELRGALTVGMTVTDFRAPAPEDCTTQVAVKLDHERFWNLVVDALERIGDVPA